Below is a genomic region from Populus trichocarpa isolate Nisqually-1 chromosome 15, P.trichocarpa_v4.1, whole genome shotgun sequence.
CAGATGATGGAAGGAAACCAGTTTtatcatgaaattttaaccaTTCACACTCTGACTATTTCAGAGTATTGCTACCATCTACTTCAACTGGCACCTTTACATTATATCTGCATAACTATTTTGCCAACAAAAAAGAATGACATGGCTATTCATGCCAAATTCAAATGTTGGCAACAAAAAACAGTGAAGCAGTGGCATGCTTGCTTATGAAAAAATACCAGAAAACACCAACAGCCCATCAGTTCGTGATAAATTCAAAGCAAAGACACAAGGCAAACTGTATACTTTGGCAGCACGGATGATCAAATTAACAAAGCATTGCTAGCTAAAACTACCGTCGATTAGACACAGCAAAATCAGCAACACTACAGCCAAGACATTGAAGTACTGTATAGCACACAAAATACCTTAAAGTGAACACGAAGATCAGATCCCCTTGCTTTGCAGGCTGAAAAAGTAACCATAACATTAAAATCAGATTTCGCTTTCACTATtttaaatgggaaaaaaaagaatgaaacttCATGTACTTACACTTGGTTTGGTTATCTGGTTCTCTTGAATACTTCACCTGAAACGTTTAACAAAAGGGATCCCATTATAAatcgaaaaacaaaaacacataaaacccATAAAGATTTAAACCTTTTCCACTAATTCTAAGAGATTATCTTCTTTATGTTGTCCCAcaagaaatcaaaatgcaaagaTCTACGCTTCTTCATTGCTTGAAAGAGAAaggtttttcctttcttcatcaaaattaagaaaaaagcaaagttAATCAAACCCACCATCGCTGCAGCTTCTGTCTATTCTTCGGTGGCCACAAAAAGAGAAAGACCGCAGTTATATGATACATAGAGAGTGTTTTAgctaaaaaaccctaataaaaTGGAGCTAGGGTTTCTCTTATTTGGGCCCTTTCAAATAAGAATCAGGGCCATTTTACTTGGGCCTAAGTTATTTAAAACAAGGGTATTTACGTATCTCCACAAAATAAATGAGCACAAAATTGGAGAGGAAACTGAAAGAAAACCAGAGTTTGGCTCTCTCAGATTTCAGAGGATGAAACTTTGGccaaaaaaaaagcagaagcaAAACAAGTCGGTGCAAAGCCTCTCTATTTATCATTGTAagcttttccttttaattacttatatataattttgtatcTGAGATATACACATTGCGTAGCTAGTGTCTTGAAAGAAAATCAGAATCACATGAAAGCAAAGTTATGGACTTTGTTTTCCTGTAATTATGTTTTAGCTAGAGATTTAGTTGGTGTTTGTTTAGTTTAAAGCTTGTGAGCTAGACTCGGGGTTTGATTGTCGAGATAGGGTTTTGAAGTTTTGTTTCAAAGCAagctatttttcttgtttaagcTTGTTTTTACACTTTAAAGGCGTGAaattttgggttgtttttgaaaacccagaatttgatttttgttttattagggTTTATGAGGGCTTGTCTGGGGTTTTGTTGTTCTTGGATGTAGAATTGATTGgttttgagagttttttttgCCGCATGAGATTAGGGTTCCAatgaataataatagtaataatccTGTAAGAAGTATTGGTGTGCCACCCTCGTTTGCGAATCCTGGTGCAATGGCACAATCTACGCACGTGAACCACCAACCACCGCAGTTGCTCTCACAGTCACAACCTCAAACACAAGGCGGGCCTGCATTTCCTGGCCACTTTCAGCTGTCTGAACCACAAGCTCGGGTGCTAGGATACACTCAGTTTGCACAGGCAGCTCACACTCAGTTTCAATCTCATATACAATCAACCAACCATTCTGTTGCTCAGTTGCAAAATGCTAATTCTGCTAATGTTGGTGTGCAATCACCTCCTGTGCCCACGCCCAGCAGTTCGAGTGCTAAAAAGACTAGCTATAAACCGCCTTCAAGGCCTTCATCTGGTTCATCGAATGCCAACATGGCTTCGCTGTTCAAGACCATGGAGTTGGCTCCAGCTGTTCGTAGGAAGAAAAGGAAGCTTCATGAGAAGGAGATACCTGATAAGGTGGTACCTGTTTTGCCAGAGTCTGCACTTTATACCCAGCTGCTTGAATTTGAGGCTAGAGTGGACGCTGCTATGGCAAGAAAGAAGATGGATATTCAAGAGTCACTTAAAAACCCATCCCGTGTTTGGAAAACGCTTCGGGTATATGTATTTAACACTTTTGAAAATCAGGTGCTAGGGTCTAATGAGAGGAAGAGTGCTGAGCCTCCTTCTtggtcattaaaaattattgggAGGATATTGGAAGATGGGAAGGACCCTGTGCTGACTGGAATGACCCAGAAACCATATCCAAAATTCTCATCTTACTTCAAGAAGATTACAATATACTTGGACCAGAGCCTCTATCTAGATAACCATGTAATTCTATGGGAGAGCACACGGTCACCTGTTCTTCACGAGGGCTTTGAGgtgaagagaaaaggaaataagGAATTTACTGCAAGAATTAGACTAGAAATGAATTACGTGCCTGAGAAATTCAAGCTTTCACCTACTCTATCAGAAATCCTTGGAATCGAGGTAGAGACTCGCCCTAGAATTTTGGTAGCAATATGGCATTATGTGAAGTCTAGGAAGTTGCAGAACCCAAATGATCCCTCCTTCTTCACATGTGACCCCCCTCTTCAGAAACTATTCGgggaagagaagatgaaattttCTCAGGTACTACAGAGGATAAGTCTGCATTTAACTCCTCCACAGCCTATTCTTTTGGAACATTCGATCAAGCTCTCAGGGAATTGCCCAGCTGGAACTGCTTGCTATGATTTCATAGTTGATGTTCCTTTGCCATTGCAAAAGGACCTTGCTGCATTCTTGACCAGCACAGAGAGGAACAAAGAAATTGATGCTTGTGATGAATTAATATGTAACTCTATAAAGAAAATACATGAGCATCGCCAGAGGCAGGCTTTCTTTCTTGGTTTCAGCCAGTCTCCAGCAGAGCTTATTAATGCTTTAATTGCTTCTCAGAGCAATGATCTGAAGCTTGTTGCTGGAGATGCTAGCCGCAATGCAGAAAAAGAGCAGCGATCTGGTTTCTATAATCAGCCGTGGTAAGCATTTTTCCAGTTTCTTACCTatacttttaatctttttatgattcattattaatatttctatTCAAAGTTTGCTTTTCTACTCTTTGAAACCTGCCAAGGGAGTTTGGTTTTGCCCAGGCAAAATGAAGACGGCAAGTGGAAATAAACTCATAGTAATGGTGTTTGTTTATTTGTGTAGGGTTGAAGATGCTGTTATTCGTTACCTAAATCGCAAGTCTACTGTAAATGATGCTCCCGGAAGCTCTTGAATGAAAGATGGTCAGATTTTCAAAAAGTTGGCACGAAGTTCAGTTGCTGTAATACCATTTTGATCTCCATTCCACTTCTGTTCTTTTGCATCGATTTAGTTTGATTTCTGCAGTTACATAGAGTAGTTTTATGATGGGAATTCATAATCAGGCTGTAGTTGAACATATTGGTTATTATGCTTCATGAAGAACGACACGATTTCTTGTTACGTAGTATTCATAAATGCTTTATAATCAGTTACTTGGCTGTTTATCATGAAACCTTCCTGATACAATTTCACTATCCTGAAAGCACAGTTAGTTCGAACCACACTTCTGTTTCAATTATTGATGCTGTTGTGCCTAGAAACAAATGCCCAAGTGACTTTGTGGAATAAAGGAACTAGCTCAAGACTGgaattataaaatgattatcttcctattctaaaaaaaattcattgaactTGCTCTTGAGAGCATTGTGGTCTCTACCTCACGGTTCTTTAGTTGTTTATTTATTGAACGGTGACAGGAAAGTCTTTCAAATTTTTCAGCATAGTAAATACTTTTCAGCATAGGTACGTGTGATGTATGCAGCAACATATGGGCTACCCTGCACCTTTTAGGCGGTGTGAGAGGGGTTTTGTGGTGTCCAAAAGGTGGCTTCAATCAAATTGTCTTGGCTACTCTTCCGTACCTAGGTAGTGCGTCTGGCCAACCGATCCCTAGTTTGGTAAtagttatctttttttctctttatttaagGTGGTGTACATAGAATAATTTAGGTCAATATCATAACACTATAAAATTTAAGACGGTGTACTTGGATTAATTTAACTCCCCCTAAGCCCAAGCCACTAATATAGTGAGCTCAGTCTGAACCCACCACTTTAGTTGTTGGGGTTGGTGGGACCCAAGCCCAACTCTAGTCCCCCAATAAGCCTGGGGAGCCCACCAGCCCAACTCTAGTCCCCCAATAAGCCTGGGGTGATGGCTCCCCTAGGGTTATTCTAAGCCCAAACTACAAATGTGGTAGACTTGGGTTGGACATCATCAAGGATTATTTGAGTTTGGGTTTCTTCAGCTTCATGTTCAtccaaacttgtttttttaaaaaacaaaattgaaaaaaatggaaGGAGAACGAAGGCTATTTGAGAAAGACGAGAAAGTGCATAAAGCTAGTCTATCTATCATATAAACAAAGAGAAGTCGACGTTACAGTGGCTATCTTCTGAGCATTTCCGGAGAAGTTTTATTATAGTGTCAGCTCGTAACAAGGACTCACCTCTTTGTCCAAGAGAATTGCACTGGACGTGTTAACAGTGAGGCACAGAAATTTCAACGCAGACCAAAATCTGGCCATCAGAGGAATATCGTGAGCTCTGTCAGGCATCGGTTCAAGTTCCAGTATTAGTGCTGCCAATCATGTGAAACGTACAAACTGCAAACAAATTTCCTTTAGCAAGACCACCCTGCAAAGTGCAAATCTTGAGGAGTTTCTCATTTATCATAACAAACCTAGTTACAAGCAGTGAGACGAGTCAACATACTACAGTCTAATGGTTTTTTCACTAGCTTGCGGCTTTGATCTGATGAATCTATCATGGACCATTTGAACAGTCCCTGAAAACAAGAATGAGAAAGCTTCTAATCTTAGAAAACTGTAAGTTTGTATTAGCTCCTTGGAGACGAAGAATCAGCTGCAACTTGCAAGCTTGAATGAGATTAGGAGTGCCATATCCTAAACTACATTTATCACATGCTCAAGTTTTTAAACACAACTTTAGATGGATGAGCTGCCATTGAAAATCCGAAGGATTAGCATTTGAAGTCATTGATCAATGTTGAAACTAGACTACAGTATcggaaagaaaattttaattcaaactaGAGACATTTGAGACACCCAAAATTGTGCAGATAATCTTTATGTTTCTAATCATAAGACCGCGTGTAACCTCATGAAAATAGGAGGTACCTTGGAAACTATGACCGAACCCGCTTAAAATACAAAACCATACAAGATGCGATTCTCAAGAGCAGCAGCGAGCTCATTCTTGTGCGAAAGTTTTATTTAACTTCTaagttaaacattttttttatattttccaagttacatagaagaagagaaaatcatCTACTATCCTTATCCTGGATGTAGATGGTACACACGCGGAGATTATATTCAACCCTGCACCTGAACAATCAACCATTTACACTTTACACACCTCTCAACCTTGCTACCAGCTCGTCCTGCACATGCAATACCACTAATCAGTAGAGGCACATGCAAAATGAGAATGatgattttcatttcttgtcAATATGAGAACGCCCCCAACAACACCCCAactgataaaatatatataagtttgtTGGCTAGTGAAAAGGAGACCCTTCTCCTCCCTTCAACCCTCCCACCCAACAAAGGCAAAGGGTTCACCTTTCTGCAATTCATACCTATTGCCTCCACCTTATGAAGCAGGAGGAGATGTACCACTCAAACTAATGGTGCAATACAAATCAGCACCATTGCATCTGAACTACCAATGAAACATACACTATATGTAGCAAGTAACCATCACTCTCTTTCAGCATATTAATCAGCAATAACACCCATATGACTAGATAACAAAGAAGTCTAGATTAGATTCGGATAAGCTGTATACTTGCCTTCTTTCCTTTGGGTGAAAGGCCTCGCTCTTTCAGGAGAGCCCGGAGCCTCTCTACTGTCAAACTGTAATAGTCCTTATCTGATGTGCGGCTATCAGATCCCTCTGTGTGCTCAAAACCTGTTTTAAGGTTCAGTCAAAATAGAAGTGATGAGGCCATTAGTTTATATATAAGTTGAAGATGAACAGAACATgtccaataaatataaaagatcacCTTGTCGAGAACCAATCTGATTATTGCCTCTCTTTGCTGGTGCCCTGGAATCCAAAGCTCTTTCTGGAGCCCTGAAAAATTGTTGGCAGTAACCAGAAAGAATCAAGACTGAACATGATCAAATATGCATAGAGATTCACCAACAACAAAATTTTGACAGCTAAATGAAAAGGAGCttaagaacaagaaaataaaaggcacaAAAATAAATGCTCATGTGGATCACTATAGACAACAGGGACAGGACGGGACTGAAGCATGAAAGCCTTTCTGCATTGAAACACAAATATATGGTTGCAACATAATCGTATAATGCTTATAGGAGACAACAGGCAGATCTTTTCAAAGCATGTGAAGCATCCTGTTCCAGTAAGATAGAAGCAATACCTCTTTCTAGAACCCTCCGTTGCAGTTAACCCCTTCACGTCCTTCGAACTTGAATCACCCTTATGTTTATTAAGCTGGAGTGATCTTATCAGAATGTTTGTCTGGTTAGTCTTTATTTGTTGGCCCTCTGAATAAACAGGGAGAAGAAGTCAGTTCTTCCAATATCCAAACATGCACTCACACTCTTTAGGAAATCCCAGGAGTTTTGATTGCATAACATAAAACAAAGCATTACAGTATAACATAATCTCAACATGTATTTATtatacttcttttttatttatcatgtgATATGGATGAGAGAGAAAACCCAATACCAACACATGATAATACACATGGACATGATTCCCACACTGTTTATAACAACtaagaaaaactaatattatAGACATATGACTATAACAGTATAAATATAGGGAATCTCTATGTTCATGCTTTTATGGTTCACATAAAGGCAAATCATAATCAACTCATGGTACATTTAAAACATCCAGCATTTgaagtttaatttaataaatataactaGTAAAATCTAATAAACTTTGGGGTGCTATGTAACTAGTCTTGTAAAGACTATTGAAGTTCAGTCTAGGGACTTAAGAATGAGTCCAGATCCCACCAGGAAAGGGGAGTGTTTGGGAATAAAGAGCAATAATCCTCAGTGCATAGCCTGAGATAGGacccaaaaaaagaaactttgaaGAGTATCAAAGGTTTTGAAATCTTCAATCCaatcaaatttcaaactttTGAGCAGCTTGAGATATTAGTTCATTTCACTTCATGATTAACTTTCTTATTCCAAAACACTCTCCAAAGTCAAATACCTAACCCAGGCAGAAATATCTTTTATCAAGGACAAAAAACCATTGCGAAATGTAAAAGGTAGCATGTGGCAGAATCCCAAAAGCTCCATTTCCCCCCTTCGTTTcccaaaaagattaaaattaaaagagaacaggaaaaaaaaaatgagagaagtAAAACATAGGAGAAAGCAGTCCATTTTCTATAGCAAGTGCTTTCAAATTTTTCAAACTGCAAGCTACCAGAAAATCCATTGCTTTAAAAGCTAAAAGAGTTGGCTTGCTTATTCTTTCTTCAATTCCATATGCCATCTAAGTAAAGAGCTTCATGATGCCTGGAATTTCAGCCAGGAAGGAAAACTCATGTTGCTAAAAATCTACCATGTATAAAACTAAACTAGGAGATAACAAAGACTGCAATAAAATACACACTTTCTCTTTCCTGGGGAACAACAAGAGCTGCTTCTCTAAAACAAGAAATTCAACCAGCCATGTGGGACCATGTCGCTGTTATCTCAAAACTAGAATCAGAAGAATGAAAATTGACATTTTCCTAGAGCAGCATTGGATACAGCGTAAATTCAGGGCTACAAATTGCCTTAAACACCAAAGTttagaaaaccaagaaaattaaaaacataaatagacCTGGAGGTGATGTGTCATGCTCGCAAATATAAACCCGCATCCCACCCTGCATAAAATTACCAGCATTCAAACAAGCTCTCAGCAAACTAGAAAAGAACACATACATTCACATAAGAATAAAACGAAGACGCcgtaaacaaagataaaacactAGACACTAATAGCAAATAAGCCAACCCTAATAACCTTTAATTACATAAATGACTTTCTCTACACCAACATCTTACTCAACAAAAATGCAACCACTAAACCCTACAACAGCAATCGAAAAATTCAAGATTCCTTCTCCTCATTACCACCAATCACAATCTCTAAATCCTCGTTAACGTTAATTACCCaatgtaaaaatatcaaattacaaCAAACATTTCCACCATTCTAATAGATGCAGGCCTACAGTCaataaccctaaaaccctatcacaattagtgtgtgtgtgtgtggaaaaaaaaaaactatttcaactaaaatattaaaattaattaaacaccaaacagtaaaattaaaagtaaagagAAACATTATTTGATAAGAGAAGAGAATGACTGGGTTGGAGGAGGAGACGGTGGAGGACAAGAAGCCGCGGGAGGGGAGATTGGAGAGGAACTTGGAAGCACCAGGGGGCTTTGGATTTGAATCGGATGGGCAAGAAGAAGAGCTCTCCATGGAGCTTAAAAGCAAAAGGAAACCCGAGAGAGAAGGGGTAGACCCGCAAGTATGACAGTCAAAATTTTAGAACAAGGTTTAGGGCTTGTGCTAAGTTGTACGGCACTGTTTGTTTGTGTGTCTGTGTGTAATGGGTTACTGTTTGCTATATATACGGGAAGTGTGGGTTTTGGCTAGATTTATTTTCTGATTGCTGATAAATCCACAGCAAGGAGGCAACAACATTATACAACAAAACTGgtccctcttctttttcttttgtactAATTTTATCCCTTCTACTTTTATTTATCTTAGAGGTTATTTGGTATTGCGTTTCATCGTGCGTTTAAAAAGAgtgtttgatatgaaaaaacatcagtttgatattttttttatgttttttgatattttttataggttgatatcaacaataaaaaattattttaatatattttcaagtgaaaaatactattataatacCAATCACGCATTTGTTATCCTCCTTTACTTTTAAAGTTGTTTATTTGTCTTAATgttgccttttttttcaaaatcgtTTTAATTGGGTCTTTATTTTGATTGGAATCTAGGGTTATTTGTAAATCATCTCCACATGTGTATCTGTacaatatttattgaaaaatataaagtgtaataatgttaaagagaaaatattagGGTTATTTGTAAATCATCACCAAATGTGTATCTATACAatgtttattgaaaaatataaagtataataATGTTAAAGAGAAAATGTTATTGTGCTAGagaaatttatgataatttttttcaaattaaaatcttagGATAAACAATATAAATCTCAAAATCATAAACTCGTGTCATAGATATattagttttgatatcaaataataattaggcATGGTTATGTAAACTGATCACAAATATGATATTTTGTAGAGTGGTATTTGAAACTTCAAAACGAAACTATGAAAGCATTTTTGGAAATATGgttacggttgttttttaaagtgtttttcatgctaaaatgcatcaaaatgatatttttttagtttttaaaaattatttttaaaatcagcacatcaaaacgatccaaaatatataaaaataataatttttagccaaaaaaattaatttttaagaaaattttttccttcaaaatgattttttttattttttaaaaaaaattatcacattaaaacaattcaaaatatatataaaaaaaatttagccaattttttttttaaaacatggatATAATTGCGTTTCCAAACGCTCTCTCGATGCATATTGCAATATCTAATTGAAGTGtgttagaaaatgttttttaaaatatattaatatatttaaataatttaaaaaaaaaattcaaagagacAATTGAACCACAGTGCCAACAATGCCAAGCAGAAACTTCTTGGGCAAGAATGATGATGTTGGAGGATTTTATTGCTCTGAGAGTTGCTttagaaacaagaaaagagcGGTTCCTCTCTCACATTTGGATGCAAATAATTAACATGTCCCATCATAATTTAGCATGCATTAATAATTAACGGAatttagacaaataaaaaataaaaagtaattgatTAACTAGTACGAAGAGAGAAACTAAGTTATACAAAAGTTTATTATAGtttaattatgtattatttaCATCTTTATTGTCTTTCAATCAAatccttttattaaaataactttttttattaatcaattttttatcttagaatttattcatgtaaaaaacaaatgcatctTGGAATTggtattcttgtttttttttaaaaaattattttttacaaggtTATCCCAATATTATATCTATATTTACAAAGTAGTGGgctaacccgagttgactcgattttttttaaatttattttcatcctttaatattgagttactTGATTATTGAGCTTATGGTTTTATCCAATATACTTTTAATAGTGTTCCCTTAATATCACAATTAGATCataaatttaacatgttaaatcgGATGAGCTCGAGTcaaattttattacattttttatgttattaatttttttttgatttatttgttattattgtatttttttatttataatatttaaatcaaataaacttattaaataCAATCAAATCTATAACTcgaatcttaattttttaaaaaaaaaatgcttgtgTCACCTAGCATCCTCCTTAtgcattgaaaaaaactttttctttaatttaaaaaatctcccAACAATAACGTTGTGATAGGGCAAATATTGGCTTTCTTGGGCTTAACCCTTCTAAAGAAAGGGCTGTGTTTCCCTGAGTAATGTTTTGACCTGCCTGTGGTGGGCTTTCTGGGCTTCAATTCTTTATAAACGAAAtctattttctaataaatcaaaaaaatgttttatgatAGAGTTTTTACTACCTAAtttacccttttctttttgtgcgcGCGCGCAACTAGGAAACTAGCTAATTTACAATTGATCCGAGCAcagacattaaaaaagaaaagaatgttaAAACAAATGTTAACCTTTGAATAAGGGAACAATCggaaaaatcaattgttttatcattcataaaaaataatatattttttttcgtgTAAAATAATTCAACGTCTGCCAattatctaaattttaaaactggGTTGGCcccgtttggaaacgcgggccAACCcgcatttccaaaaaaattaaaatttttttttactaaaaattaatttttttatattttcggatcgttttgatgtgttaatttcaaaaataattttttaaaaaataaaaaatatattattttaatgcatttttaagagaaaaacactttaaatcgcaaccacaactacactctcaaacatacCCTCAGGCTCATTGGTAGTgcttatgataaattaaatgatttaaaaaaaaaaattgaatcacttattaaataatgaaaagagTAATGGTGACcttagcaatatatatatatatatatatatatattagagtgTTTCATAATATAACAAATTATTACTAAGAATGCGTAGTAACCACAAGATTTTGCAATTTAATGGTAtttatatatctataaaaaTGAAGGCATGATGAGCTTGAGCcacccaaacaaaaaatttctaaataaaaacaaggtaGCTAGGTTTGGTGTAAAATGTAATTGACATCCATAACATATACCTAAATGAAATGTAATCCTACAATTACCTATAacctataaataaaattatctttaaaataaatatttacaatgaattatttttaaaaaatcatctgaTTATACCATGCTTTTAACTAATATTAGAGCCTTTTAGAATAATATTAACAActactttataaataattatatgtaaACTTGATatgtatagtttttaaaaattactcataaatattaaacaagaataaaatatatgttttattatttttaatgtaatttcctcaaattaatttttttccatgtagttaagtaatttttttttcattttctattaggattttcttttcaaatcatgataaatttttattttaaaaatcattattctaataaaaaacaatttacatataaaaaacgaataaaaaaaagagttttgacttgagaaatacattttttttcctttttaatttaaataatttgaattcttgtaaacatgtttttcaattcaaaaaaccatgcaaataaaaaaaaccatattttcatgaaaacaaaaacgaaagacatggataatttttttgaaattttagctaAAGAAACACAGTTTTTTCTCCAGAATTTAAACTCTTGAGATTCCtagaaatatttattctaattaccactaaattaaattaaataaattttgaaaatgacttcCCCACATCACATCAGCACACGACTAGTAATTATCTATAACTATTTTTGTGATGTAGACATCGTGATCGCTACTAAAAGGCGGTTTTACTAAACCAGAAACAGGGTAGGTGATTCTGGAGTGCTCAAAATCTTTCTTGCAcgaaaagtgtgtgtgtgtgtgtgtgtgtgtgtgtgtgtgtgtgtgagagagagagagagagagagaattaaaaaattcattttttttgctaaaatttaatatgttttggatcgttttgatgtgctgatatcaaaattaatttttaaaaaataaaaaaacatcattggcatgtatttcagcacaaaaaattatttaaaaaacaaccacaaccacactgccaaacatactCTAAACCTACATTACAAAAGTAATTTATTATGCAAGGTGCAAAATTCcatgatttgtaaaaaaaaaaaaatctc
It encodes:
- the LOC7463122 gene encoding uncharacterized protein LOC7463122, translating into MESSSSCPSDSNPKPPGASKFLSNLPSRGFLSSTVSSSNPGGMRVYICEHDTSPPEGQQIKTNQTNILIRSLQLNKHKGDSSSKDVKGLTATEGSRKRAPERALDSRAPAKRGNNQIGSRQGFEHTEGSDSRTSDKDYYSLTVERLRALLKERGLSPKGKKDELVARLRGV
- the LOC7454707 gene encoding SWI/SNF complex component SNF12 homolog, encoding MNNNSNNPVRSIGVPPSFANPGAMAQSTHVNHQPPQLLSQSQPQTQGGPAFPGHFQLSEPQARVLGYTQFAQAAHTQFQSHIQSTNHSVAQLQNANSANVGVQSPPVPTPSSSSAKKTSYKPPSRPSSGSSNANMASLFKTMELAPAVRRKKRKLHEKEIPDKVVPVLPESALYTQLLEFEARVDAAMARKKMDIQESLKNPSRVWKTLRVYVFNTFENQVLGSNERKSAEPPSWSLKIIGRILEDGKDPVLTGMTQKPYPKFSSYFKKITIYLDQSLYLDNHVILWESTRSPVLHEGFEVKRKGNKEFTARIRLEMNYVPEKFKLSPTLSEILGIEVETRPRILVAIWHYVKSRKLQNPNDPSFFTCDPPLQKLFGEEKMKFSQVLQRISLHLTPPQPILLEHSIKLSGNCPAGTACYDFIVDVPLPLQKDLAAFLTSTERNKEIDACDELICNSIKKIHEHRQRQAFFLGFSQSPAELINALIASQSNDLKLVAGDASRNAEKEQRSGFYNQPWVEDAVIRYLNRKSTVNDAPGSS